The following are from one region of the Gloeomargarita lithophora Alchichica-D10 genome:
- a CDS encoding M48 family metallopeptidase has product MGEKRRLLGLRAEQFRHPWDREATQALQQFPGLDGLMRFTLGTAAQEWFYLENMASGVQVGGNQLPWLYDLLQEACQILDIDIPQLYIRQNPQPNAYTLAIRGDKPFIVLHTSLIELLTPLEIQAVLAHELGHLKCEHGVYLTLANLLVLGVAQIPTWGLWLAQGLQASLLQWLRCAELSCDRAALLAVQDAPVVVNVLMKLAGGSPTLAPQLNGQAFLAQARAYDHQGWGWLKTTRNLPLTHPLPVLRAQEIDRWSQSPTYQRLVAGPEN; this is encoded by the coding sequence GTGGGTGAAAAACGGCGATTATTGGGTCTGCGGGCAGAGCAATTCCGGCACCCCTGGGACCGGGAGGCCACCCAGGCACTCCAGCAATTTCCCGGTTTGGATGGGCTGATGCGGTTCACCCTGGGGACGGCGGCGCAGGAATGGTTTTATTTGGAAAATATGGCCAGCGGTGTGCAGGTGGGGGGTAATCAACTCCCCTGGCTGTACGATTTATTGCAAGAAGCCTGCCAAATTTTAGATATAGACATACCGCAACTGTACATACGCCAAAATCCCCAGCCCAATGCCTATACCTTGGCGATTCGGGGGGATAAGCCGTTTATTGTTTTGCACACCAGTTTGATTGAACTGCTCACGCCCCTAGAAATCCAAGCGGTGCTGGCCCATGAATTGGGGCATTTGAAGTGTGAGCATGGGGTGTATTTGACCTTGGCAAATTTGCTGGTGTTGGGGGTGGCTCAGATTCCCACCTGGGGCTTGTGGTTGGCGCAAGGCTTACAGGCATCGTTATTACAATGGTTGCGGTGTGCGGAGTTGAGTTGTGACCGGGCGGCCTTGTTGGCGGTGCAGGATGCCCCGGTGGTGGTGAATGTGTTGATGAAATTGGCCGGGGGTTCCCCGACCCTGGCGCCCCAGTTGAATGGGCAGGCATTTCTCGCCCAAGCTCGTGCCTACGACCACCAGGGGTGGGGCTGGCTGAAAACCACCCGCAATTTGCCTTTGACCCATCCACTGCCGGTACTGCGTGCCCAGGAAATTGACCGCTGGAGTCAAAGTCCCACCTATCAACGGTTGGTGGCAGGCCCGGAAAATTAG